A single Amia ocellicauda isolate fAmiCal2 chromosome 9, fAmiCal2.hap1, whole genome shotgun sequence DNA region contains:
- the LOC136759056 gene encoding C-C motif chemokine 7 codes for MNSLTFALILALLCTLSHYSSATSASNISDKCCTEFTHKVIPKKMIVSYQKTNSNCPKDGVIFKTLKRGEVCVDPAVKWVKACMEHLDSQTTVKPQTAAKL; via the exons ATGAACTCCCTGACCTTCGCCCTGATCCTTGCACTGCTCTGCACCCTGTCGCACTACTCCTCTGCAA CTTCAGCTTCAAACATTTCTGACAAATGCTGCACAGAATTCACACACAAGGTAATCCCCAAGAAGATGATTGTATCGTACCAGAAGACCAACAGCAACTGTCCCAAAGATGGTGTGAT ATTCAAAACTCTGAAACGTGGTGAGGTCTGTGTCGACCCTGCGGTGAAGTGGGTGAAAGCATGCATGGAGCACCTGGATAGTCAAACTACTGTGAAACCACAGACTGCAGCTAAACTCTGA